In Populus alba chromosome 9, ASM523922v2, whole genome shotgun sequence, a genomic segment contains:
- the LOC118058861 gene encoding F-box/LRR-repeat protein 10 isoform X3 — translation MFDVSLFLRHNFALVWALVSEKLTSLEIGYVSSVMVTELVGPSLGPHQSPNHVRPSILPGIQKLCLSVDYITDTMVSTISKGLMSLTHLDLRDAPLIEPTITFDLTNSGLQQINQHGKLKHLSLVRSQEFTITYFRRVNDLGMLLMADKCANMESICLGGFCRVTDTGFKTILHSCSSLYKLQVSYGIHLTDLVFHDISATSLSLIHVSLRWCNLLTNRAIKNLVLNTRLRVLDLRDCKHFGDEALRAISSLLELKILLLDGSNISDFGLSYLRGIINSLVSLSVRGCKRLTDKCISALFEGSSKLKLQQLDLSNLPNLSDNGVLALAKCRVPISELRMRQCPLIGDTSVMALASMRVDEDRLHGCSLRLLDLYNCGGITQLSFRWLKKPYFPRLRCLGVTGSASRDIIDALARSRPFLHVACHAEELGSNQWDNLHGLYMHDNDEVDELEQWLLEEEGDYNDEEMMDADDDAELLDHLAL, via the coding sequence CTTCGTCATAATTTTGCTCTGGTGTGGGCTTTGGTTTCAGAAAAACTGACTTCGCTTGAAATTGGGTATGTTTCTTCAGTGATGGTGACTGAACTGGTTGGCCCAAGTTTGGGACCTCATCAATCACCAAATCATGTTCGACCATCCATTCTGCCTGGCATTCAGAAATTGTGCCTTTCTGTAGACTATATTACTGACACCATGGTTAGCACAATATCAAAAGGTCTCATGTCCTTAACACATTTGGATCTTCGAGATGCTCCTCTCATAGAACCAACAATTACATTTGATCTCACCAACTCTGGTCTTCAGCAGATTAATCAGCATGGAAAACTGAAACATCTCTCATTGGTTCGGAGCCAAGAATTCACCATTACATATTTTAGACGTGTTAATGATCTTGGAATGCTATTAATGGCTGACAAGTGTGCAAACATGGAAAGTATTTGTCTTGGAGGCTTCTGTCGAGTTACAGATACGGGATTCAAAACAATCTTGCATTCCTGCTCTAGTCTGTACAAGCTCCAGGTGTCTTATGGAATCCATTTGACTGATCTGGTCTTTCATGATATCTCTGCAACATCCCTGTCTTTGATACATGTGAGCTTGAGATGGTGCAACCTTTTAACCAACCGTGCAATAAAAAACTTGGTTTTGAATACGCGCCTTAGAGTTCTTGACTTAAGAGACTGCAAACACTTTGGAGACGAAGCCCTTAGAGCTATCAGCTCTCTTCTGGAATTGAAGATTTTACTGCTGGATGGTTCCAATATAAGTGATTTTGGATTGTCTTACTTGAGAGGAATTATAAATTCATTAGTTTCTCTGTCTGTGAGAGGATGCAAAAGACTAACAGATAAATGCATCTCTGCTTTATTTGAAGGCTCTTCTAAACTGAAGTTACAACAACTGGACCTATCAAATCTTCCTAACCTCTCTGATAATGGAGTTCTGGCACTTGCAAAATGCCGGGTTCCAATTTCTGAACTTCGAATGCGACAATGTCCACTTATTGGTGATACTTCAGTTATGGCATTAGCTTCAATGCGGGTTGATGAGGACAGATTGCATGGTTGTAGCTTGCGGCTGTTGGACCTTTACAACTGCGGCGGTATAACACAACTTTCATTCCGGTGGTTAAAGAAACCCTATTTTCCAAGGTTGAGGTGTTTGGGGGTGACAGGAAGTGCAAGTAGGGATATTATAGATGCTTTAGCTAGGAGTAGACCATTCTTGCATGTGGCATGCCATGCCGAGGAGCTGGGGTCCAACCAGTGGGATAACTTGCATGGTTTATACATGCATGACAACGACGAGGTGGACGAACTTGAACAATGGCTTCTCGAAGAAGAGGGTGACTATAATGATGAGGAGATGATGGATGCTGATGATGATGCAGAACTATTGGATCATTTAGCCTTGTAA
- the LOC118058861 gene encoding F-box/LRR-repeat protein 10 isoform X2, whose protein sequence is MALILMFDVSLFLRHNFALVWALVSEKLTSLEIGYVSSVMVTELVGPSLGPHQSPNHVRPSILPGIQKLCLSVDYITDTMVSTISKGLMSLTHLDLRDAPLIEPTITFDLTNSGLQQINQHGKLKHLSLVRSQEFTITYFRRVNDLGMLLMADKCANMESICLGGFCRVTDTGFKTILHSCSSLYKLQVSYGIHLTDLVFHDISATSLSLIHVSLRWCNLLTNRAIKNLVLNTRLRVLDLRDCKHFGDEALRAISSLLELKILLLDGSNISDFGLSYLRGIINSLVSLSVRGCKRLTDKCISALFEGSSKLKLQQLDLSNLPNLSDNGVLALAKCRVPISELRMRQCPLIGDTSVMALASMRVDEDRLHGCSLRLLDLYNCGGITQLSFRWLKKPYFPRLRCLGVTGSASRDIIDALARSRPFLHVACHAEELGSNQWDNLHGLYMHDNDEVDELEQWLLEEEGDYNDEEMMDADDDAELLDHLAL, encoded by the coding sequence CTTCGTCATAATTTTGCTCTGGTGTGGGCTTTGGTTTCAGAAAAACTGACTTCGCTTGAAATTGGGTATGTTTCTTCAGTGATGGTGACTGAACTGGTTGGCCCAAGTTTGGGACCTCATCAATCACCAAATCATGTTCGACCATCCATTCTGCCTGGCATTCAGAAATTGTGCCTTTCTGTAGACTATATTACTGACACCATGGTTAGCACAATATCAAAAGGTCTCATGTCCTTAACACATTTGGATCTTCGAGATGCTCCTCTCATAGAACCAACAATTACATTTGATCTCACCAACTCTGGTCTTCAGCAGATTAATCAGCATGGAAAACTGAAACATCTCTCATTGGTTCGGAGCCAAGAATTCACCATTACATATTTTAGACGTGTTAATGATCTTGGAATGCTATTAATGGCTGACAAGTGTGCAAACATGGAAAGTATTTGTCTTGGAGGCTTCTGTCGAGTTACAGATACGGGATTCAAAACAATCTTGCATTCCTGCTCTAGTCTGTACAAGCTCCAGGTGTCTTATGGAATCCATTTGACTGATCTGGTCTTTCATGATATCTCTGCAACATCCCTGTCTTTGATACATGTGAGCTTGAGATGGTGCAACCTTTTAACCAACCGTGCAATAAAAAACTTGGTTTTGAATACGCGCCTTAGAGTTCTTGACTTAAGAGACTGCAAACACTTTGGAGACGAAGCCCTTAGAGCTATCAGCTCTCTTCTGGAATTGAAGATTTTACTGCTGGATGGTTCCAATATAAGTGATTTTGGATTGTCTTACTTGAGAGGAATTATAAATTCATTAGTTTCTCTGTCTGTGAGAGGATGCAAAAGACTAACAGATAAATGCATCTCTGCTTTATTTGAAGGCTCTTCTAAACTGAAGTTACAACAACTGGACCTATCAAATCTTCCTAACCTCTCTGATAATGGAGTTCTGGCACTTGCAAAATGCCGGGTTCCAATTTCTGAACTTCGAATGCGACAATGTCCACTTATTGGTGATACTTCAGTTATGGCATTAGCTTCAATGCGGGTTGATGAGGACAGATTGCATGGTTGTAGCTTGCGGCTGTTGGACCTTTACAACTGCGGCGGTATAACACAACTTTCATTCCGGTGGTTAAAGAAACCCTATTTTCCAAGGTTGAGGTGTTTGGGGGTGACAGGAAGTGCAAGTAGGGATATTATAGATGCTTTAGCTAGGAGTAGACCATTCTTGCATGTGGCATGCCATGCCGAGGAGCTGGGGTCCAACCAGTGGGATAACTTGCATGGTTTATACATGCATGACAACGACGAGGTGGACGAACTTGAACAATGGCTTCTCGAAGAAGAGGGTGACTATAATGATGAGGAGATGATGGATGCTGATGATGATGCAGAACTATTGGATCATTTAGCCTTGTAA